One part of the Marinobacter sp. M3C genome encodes these proteins:
- a CDS encoding FAD-binding oxidoreductase, whose protein sequence is MTSEQIIAVLKQLMAKGDAPGKVLTDPSDLATYGTDWTRIYTPNPVAIALPKTTEHVQALVQFANQNKVALVPSGGRTGLSAGAVAADGEVVVAFDNMNQILDFNACDRTVRCQAGVITEQLQNFAEKNGLYYPVDFASAGSSQLGGNLSTNAGGIKVIRYGMSRDWVAGLKVVTGKGDVLDLNKDLEKNNTGYDLRHLFIGAEGTLGFITEATMKLSRQPDNLTVLVLGLNDLGSTMDVLNTFRSKLDLTAYEFFSHQAMNHVLAHGQVKAPFDTEAPYYALLEFEAVSDQVTEQAMELFEQCMENGWVLDGVISQSETQAQNLWQLRERISESIAPRIPYKNDISVVVSRVPGFLDEIDQVVSNHYPDFEIIWFGHIGDGNLHLNILKPEDMAKEDFFEKCQQVNKWVFEIVERYQGSVSAEHGVGMTKKAYLQYTRSEAEIAYLRGIKQVFDPNGIINPGKIFD, encoded by the coding sequence ATGACATCTGAACAGATCATAGCCGTCCTGAAGCAACTGATGGCCAAGGGTGATGCCCCGGGTAAAGTGCTGACAGATCCGTCTGATCTTGCCACCTACGGCACCGACTGGACCCGAATATACACGCCAAATCCGGTTGCTATTGCGCTGCCGAAAACCACCGAACACGTGCAGGCGCTGGTTCAGTTCGCTAACCAAAACAAAGTTGCTTTGGTGCCCTCTGGCGGCCGAACTGGCTTGAGCGCCGGCGCCGTAGCCGCCGACGGTGAAGTGGTGGTGGCGTTTGACAATATGAACCAGATTCTGGACTTCAACGCCTGTGACCGCACCGTGCGTTGCCAGGCCGGTGTTATTACTGAACAGCTGCAGAATTTTGCCGAAAAAAACGGCCTTTACTACCCGGTGGACTTTGCGTCCGCCGGCTCCAGCCAGCTGGGCGGCAACCTGTCCACCAACGCCGGTGGCATCAAAGTTATCCGCTATGGCATGAGCCGAGACTGGGTTGCTGGCTTGAAAGTTGTCACCGGTAAAGGCGATGTTCTCGATCTGAACAAAGACCTGGAAAAGAACAACACTGGCTACGACCTGCGCCACTTGTTCATCGGCGCTGAAGGCACTCTGGGTTTTATTACAGAAGCCACCATGAAGCTGTCACGCCAGCCAGACAATCTTACCGTGTTAGTACTGGGCCTGAATGACCTGGGCAGCACTATGGACGTGCTGAACACCTTCCGCAGCAAGCTGGATTTAACCGCCTACGAATTTTTCTCACACCAGGCGATGAATCACGTGCTGGCCCACGGCCAGGTAAAAGCGCCGTTTGACACCGAGGCGCCTTACTATGCGCTGCTGGAATTTGAAGCGGTGTCTGATCAGGTGACGGAACAAGCCATGGAACTGTTCGAGCAGTGCATGGAAAACGGCTGGGTGCTCGACGGCGTGATCAGCCAAAGCGAAACCCAGGCCCAGAACCTGTGGCAGCTGCGCGAGCGCATCTCCGAATCCATCGCCCCGCGTATCCCCTACAAAAACGACATTTCTGTGGTGGTATCCCGGGTGCCGGGCTTTCTGGACGAAATCGACCAGGTGGTCAGCAACCACTATCCGGATTTCGAAATTATCTGGTTTGGCCACATCGGCGACGGCAATCTGCACCTGAACATCCTCAAACCTGAGGACATGGCGAAAGAAGACTTCTTCGAAAAGTGCCAGCAAGTGAATAAGTGGGTGTTTGAAATTGTGGAAAGATACCAAGGCAGCGTGTCCGCCGAACACGGCGTGGGCATGACCAAAAAAGCCTACCTGCAGTACACTCGAAGCGAAGCTGAAATTGCGTACCTGAGAGGCATCAAACAGGTTTTTGACCCTAACGGCATCATCAACCCGGGTAAAATCTTCGACTGA
- a CDS encoding lycopene cyclase family protein encodes MNRRLEVEPESGPKPTSQRAAPNAEYDLVIIGAGLTGLSLACWLLQLAEEGQTTLPRVCFLEPRTSYSNDRTWCFWDLEPHPFRDLITHRWFRWQVSQGHQTACQFDRDIAYAMLPADVLYRHALAKIDDIPAFDLHLGVTVSGVEHTDDGALVSADQRRWQAKAVIDTRPPDKGQLIFGVGFWQVFSGLEITCPKHGFDTSTATLMDFQPGYPHPCFLYLLPLDEDHFLIEWTAFQPEKEPAPDYRSDLDSWLQRQDLGYYEVTREEFGSLPMLRMPNVQSVGRVLRAGVGAGWMRAATGYHFVSCQRGSAALARQILAAHASGDWMLQGPVVRAGWLDWMDSVFLRALKRHPDKAPQWFVGLFAATSAAQMSRFMNDQPRWRDALAVASALPPRPFVRAALPW; translated from the coding sequence ATGAACCGCCGTCTTGAAGTCGAACCTGAATCTGGACCAAAGCCCACAAGCCAGCGCGCTGCGCCAAACGCTGAGTATGACCTTGTCATTATCGGAGCCGGGTTAACTGGGCTCAGCCTGGCCTGTTGGCTCCTGCAGTTGGCAGAAGAGGGGCAAACAACATTGCCCAGAGTCTGTTTTCTCGAACCACGAACATCCTATAGTAACGATCGAACATGGTGTTTCTGGGACCTTGAGCCACATCCTTTTCGCGATCTTATCACCCATCGCTGGTTTCGCTGGCAGGTCAGCCAGGGTCATCAAACAGCTTGTCAGTTTGACAGGGACATTGCTTACGCAATGCTGCCGGCAGATGTTCTGTATCGGCATGCATTGGCCAAAATAGACGATATTCCGGCCTTTGATTTACACCTTGGTGTGACCGTTAGCGGCGTCGAACACACCGATGATGGCGCCTTGGTGTCGGCGGATCAACGCCGTTGGCAGGCAAAGGCAGTCATAGACACGCGCCCTCCTGACAAGGGTCAGCTGATATTCGGCGTTGGGTTTTGGCAGGTTTTCTCAGGCCTTGAGATTACCTGTCCCAAGCACGGTTTTGATACCTCTACGGCCACACTGATGGATTTTCAGCCTGGCTACCCGCACCCGTGTTTTTTGTACCTGTTGCCTCTCGACGAGGACCACTTTCTGATTGAATGGACCGCCTTTCAACCAGAGAAGGAGCCTGCGCCGGACTATCGCTCAGACCTTGATTCATGGCTGCAGCGACAGGACCTGGGGTATTACGAGGTCACAAGAGAGGAGTTTGGTAGCCTGCCTATGTTGCGCATGCCGAATGTTCAGAGCGTTGGTCGGGTGCTCAGGGCAGGCGTCGGTGCAGGCTGGATGAGAGCCGCCACGGGCTATCATTTTGTTAGTTGCCAAAGAGGCAGCGCGGCGCTTGCCCGGCAGATTCTTGCGGCTCATGCCAGTGGCGACTGGATGCTTCAGGGCCCAGTGGTGCGGGCGGGCTGGCTGGACTGGATGGACAGCGTATTTCTGCGGGCATTGAAGCGGCACCCGGACAAAGCACCGCAATGGTTCGTGGGGTTGTTTGCTGCCACGAGTGCCGCACAAATGAGCCGGTTTATGAACGACCAGCCACGCTGGCGTGATGCTCTAGCAGTGGCCAGCGCGCTACCGCCCAGGCCCTTTGTGCGAGCCGCATTGCCATGGTGA
- a CDS encoding phytoene/squalene synthase family protein yields MTDSVAETTLTATGADVLRRKGKSFYWAGQLLTAEQLESAADLYRICRSIDDLADEASTPAQAMAADRQLGEFHQALMSRPTLADENPNLYQQAELLLGEHPLALSALGDLVATVRRDLDLVRVADQAELLRYCYGVAGTVGVMMTCLLNAREREKALPHAIDLGIAMQLTNISRDVLEDAHLNRLYLPADGAGGTITPEDIVAGNRDARHQAWLGVRNLLGMSEAYYRSGWHGLGYLPFRARLAIAVAAKVYRQIGRQILQRGEQRYWQSRCVVGSAEKLKVSVAAVVQLAAGAISRQSIRHDHALHQGLTTSLKLRQPEKR; encoded by the coding sequence ATGACTGATTCGGTGGCCGAGACCACTCTAACCGCAACCGGCGCTGATGTGCTGCGGCGCAAGGGGAAGAGCTTTTATTGGGCCGGCCAGCTATTGACCGCGGAACAGCTTGAGAGCGCCGCAGACCTGTATCGGATATGCCGAAGCATAGACGACTTGGCGGACGAGGCATCAACACCCGCCCAGGCGATGGCCGCTGACCGACAGCTTGGCGAATTCCATCAGGCGCTGATGTCCAGGCCAACATTGGCCGACGAAAACCCCAACCTTTACCAGCAGGCCGAATTGCTGCTGGGAGAACATCCGTTGGCGCTGAGCGCATTAGGAGATCTTGTTGCCACGGTGCGTCGGGATCTTGACCTTGTCAGAGTGGCGGATCAGGCCGAACTCCTTCGTTATTGCTACGGTGTGGCCGGAACGGTAGGGGTTATGATGACGTGCTTGTTAAACGCACGTGAGCGGGAGAAAGCCCTACCGCACGCCATTGATTTGGGAATTGCCATGCAGCTGACCAACATCTCTCGAGATGTTCTGGAGGATGCCCACTTGAACCGCTTATACCTGCCGGCCGATGGGGCAGGGGGTACGATTACGCCAGAAGATATTGTGGCTGGAAATCGAGATGCCCGGCATCAAGCCTGGTTGGGCGTCCGCAATCTGCTGGGCATGTCCGAGGCCTACTATCGCAGTGGGTGGCATGGGTTGGGTTATCTGCCGTTCAGAGCACGTTTAGCCATTGCCGTTGCTGCAAAGGTCTATCGGCAAATTGGCCGACAGATTCTGCAAAGGGGCGAACAACGCTATTGGCAGAGCCGATGTGTGGTTGGCTCTGCCGAGAAACTGAAGGTGTCGGTGGCAGCCGTTGTTCAACTGGCGGCAGGCGCTATCAGCCGCCAGTCTATTCGTCACGATCACGCACTGCATCAAGGACTGACAACCAGTCTTAAACTGCGCCAGCCGGAAAAGCGATGA
- the serA gene encoding phosphoglycerate dehydrogenase — MSNTSLQKSKIRILLLEGVHQSALDSLHSAGYTNIESLSHSLAEDELIEKIADAHFVGLRSRTQLTEAVFEAAKKLVAVGCFCIGTNQVDLQAATRRGVAVFNAPFSNTRSVAELVLAQAILLLRGVPEKNAKAHRGEWLKSAKDSYEIRGKKLGIIGYGNIGTQFSVLAEGLGMDVYFYDVVSKLSIGNATQVGSLQELLNLCDVVSLHVPETAATKYMFKAEQLAHMKPGSILMNASRGTVVDIDALADSLRSGKLLGAAIDVFPVEPKSNKEEFESPLREFDNVILTPHVGGSTIEAQENIGREVAEKLSMYSDNGTSVSSVNFPEVALPSHPNQHRLLHIHENVPGVMSEINQVFSANGINVCGQYLQTKEDIGYVVIDVDKAYGELALEKLLEVKGTIRCRVLF; from the coding sequence ATGTCCAATACGTCTCTGCAAAAAAGCAAAATCCGAATCCTGTTGTTGGAAGGTGTTCACCAGTCTGCACTCGATTCGCTGCACTCCGCCGGTTACACCAACATTGAGTCCCTGTCGCACTCGTTGGCTGAAGACGAGCTGATCGAGAAAATTGCCGACGCCCATTTTGTCGGCTTACGATCGCGCACGCAGCTGACAGAGGCCGTATTCGAAGCCGCCAAGAAGCTGGTGGCAGTGGGTTGCTTCTGTATTGGCACCAATCAGGTAGACCTGCAGGCGGCCACACGCCGCGGTGTGGCGGTATTTAATGCGCCCTTTTCCAACACCCGCTCGGTAGCCGAACTGGTGTTGGCGCAAGCCATTTTGTTGCTGCGCGGCGTGCCGGAAAAGAATGCCAAGGCCCACCGTGGCGAATGGCTAAAGTCGGCCAAAGACAGCTATGAAATCCGCGGCAAGAAGCTGGGCATTATTGGCTATGGCAATATTGGCACCCAGTTCAGTGTGCTGGCCGAAGGCTTGGGCATGGACGTGTACTTCTACGATGTGGTGTCTAAACTCTCCATCGGCAATGCCACGCAAGTGGGTTCCCTGCAAGAACTGCTGAATCTGTGTGATGTGGTGAGCCTACACGTACCGGAAACCGCAGCCACCAAGTACATGTTCAAAGCCGAGCAGCTGGCACATATGAAGCCTGGCTCTATTTTGATGAACGCCTCACGTGGCACGGTGGTCGACATAGACGCCTTGGCTGACTCACTGCGCAGCGGCAAGCTGCTGGGCGCTGCCATTGACGTGTTCCCGGTTGAGCCAAAATCTAACAAAGAAGAATTCGAGTCGCCGTTACGTGAGTTCGACAACGTGATCCTGACCCCACACGTGGGGGGCTCCACCATAGAAGCCCAGGAAAATATCGGCCGTGAAGTCGCAGAAAAACTGTCCATGTACAGCGACAACGGTACGTCCGTATCGTCCGTGAACTTCCCCGAAGTGGCCCTGCCCTCGCATCCGAACCAGCATCGGCTACTGCACATTCACGAAAACGTGCCGGGCGTGATGTCAGAAATCAACCAAGTCTTTTCCGCCAACGGTATTAACGTCTGTGGTCAGTACCTGCAAACCAAGGAAGACATCGGCTACGTGGTGATCGACGTCGACAAAGCCTACGGTGAACTGGCGCTGGAAAAGCTGTTGGAAGTGAAGGGCACCATTCGCTGCCGCGTGCTGTTTTAA
- a CDS encoding Brp/Blh family beta-carotene 15,15'-dioxygenase, producing the protein MVINDTANTENVLYRSSGGRLHQFVILIIASLALIVGVMLPALSIEQQFWIVLLPIGVFGLSHGGADPMILKKLTATSPTGLFVVLCVYLMASLAFVALIWVLPVVALLVFLGLSVWHFGYTDEAFLSLAKNPLLRWLSGSMPILGPMLGHPQQTSELFSWLVKSDLQVVLEIVVWLGPYLAVFWLLGFGCLLFGRLNRLDPRVWVELCLVGAALIALPPLLGFAFYFCTIHSVRHFLSIAEHRLLSNQKSLFQAFPARKILPATLGAIAMASVAWGVTILIGPSTSLLVDAVRVMFWALAALTLPHAIIVRLWWNQRLAG; encoded by the coding sequence ATGGTGATAAACGACACCGCTAACACTGAAAATGTGCTTTATCGGAGTTCAGGCGGACGCCTTCACCAGTTCGTTATATTGATCATTGCCAGCCTCGCGCTGATCGTCGGCGTTATGTTGCCGGCTCTGTCTATCGAACAACAGTTCTGGATTGTGTTGCTGCCTATTGGTGTGTTCGGCCTGTCCCACGGGGGCGCGGACCCCATGATTCTCAAGAAACTGACCGCGACGTCGCCAACCGGTTTATTCGTTGTTCTGTGTGTCTACTTGATGGCCTCGTTGGCTTTTGTCGCGCTAATCTGGGTTCTACCGGTGGTGGCGCTGCTGGTGTTTCTGGGATTGTCGGTCTGGCATTTTGGCTATACCGACGAGGCTTTTCTAAGCTTGGCAAAAAACCCTCTGTTGCGTTGGCTAAGCGGGAGCATGCCCATTCTGGGTCCGATGCTCGGGCACCCGCAGCAAACAAGCGAGTTGTTTTCCTGGCTGGTTAAGAGTGACCTACAGGTGGTTTTGGAGATCGTGGTGTGGCTTGGGCCTTATTTGGCGGTGTTTTGGCTTTTGGGCTTCGGATGCCTGTTGTTCGGACGCCTCAACCGACTAGACCCAAGAGTGTGGGTCGAGTTATGCCTGGTGGGTGCGGCCTTGATCGCACTGCCACCGCTTCTGGGATTCGCATTCTATTTTTGTACGATTCACAGCGTGCGTCATTTCCTTTCGATTGCAGAACACCGCTTGTTGTCGAATCAAAAAAGCCTGTTCCAGGCGTTTCCGGCCCGTAAAATCTTGCCTGCAACGCTGGGGGCAATCGCAATGGCGAGTGTCGCCTGGGGAGTGACTATTCTTATTGGGCCTTCGACGAGTTTGCTGGTTGACGCAGTCAGAGTCATGTTCTGGGCGCTGGCGGCGCTGACACTTCCGCACGCTATCATCGTCAGATTATGGTGGAACCAGCGGCTTGCTGGGTGA